The Cellulosimicrobium sp. ES-005 genome segment GACCTGGTCCTGCTCCACGAAGTCGACGTGGGGAAGCATGCCGGCCGCCTCGACCACGCGGCGGAGCTGCAGCTCGCCCCACGCGCCGCGCACCTGCGACGACCGCAGCGCGGTGACGAGCTGCGACGTCTCGGCGCGCAGCAGCTCCGACGCGTCGCGGACCCCCCGCACCTGCTCGGCGAGGCTGCCGTGCGCCGCGAGCCGCGCACGCTCGGCCTCCGCGACCTCGGCGCGCACCTTCTCGAGCGCACCCGCGAGCGGCTCCACGAGGTGGCGCACCGCCTCCTCGCGGCGCTCCAGCTCCGCCGCGCCCTGCTCCTGGCTCCGGCGCAGGCGCTCCTCCGCCTGGACGAGGAACTGCTCCGTGCCCGCGGCCAGCACCTTGCGCGAGAGCGCCTCGAACTGCGCCTCGAGCCGGCGGTGGTCGCCCTGGACCTCCTCGACGCGGCGCTCGGCCGCGGCCCGCAACTCGGCGAGCTGCTGCTCGTGCGTCGCCCGCGCGAGGTCGAGGCGCTCGTCCGCGCTGCGCTGCGCCGCGCCGAGCTGGCGCACGAAGCCCTCGCGCTCGGCCTCGAGCCGCTCCGCCAGCCCCGCGCCGCGCGCGGCCTCCTGCTGCGCCTGGCCCAGGAGCTGGGTGAGGCGGCGGACCTCCGCCGCGGCGGCGTCGGGCGACGCGCGCCGCACGGTGAGGACGAGCGCGGCACCGCCGACGAGCCCCAGCACGAGGCCGACCGCGAAGAGCAACCATCCCGAGGTGTCCATGGCGGCACCCTCCCACGGGGGACCGACACGACGGGTCCGACACGTCGCGCGCCCCGTCCCGGCGGACACCTCGTGACAAAAGGCACCGCCCGGCGTCGGGACCCTCCGCTACGTTGGCGGCATGGTCGATCCCACGCCCCTACCACCCGTCGCCCCGGCCGGCGTGCCCGGCGCCGTGCCCGGACCGGTGACCGGGCCCGTCCCCGGGACGCAGCCCGGCCCCCCCACGCCGCCCGACCCGACCGCCGCGCTCTCCCTGCGCGGGCTCTGGAAGCGGTTCGGCGAGAAGATCGCGGTCGCCGGCATCGACCTGGACGTCCCCGCGGGCTCCTTCTACGGGCTCGTCGGGCCCAACGGCGCCGGCAAGACGACGACGCTCTCCATGGCGACCGGGCTCCTGCGCCCCGACGCGGGCTCCGCGCACGTGCACGGCACCGACCTCTGGGCCGACCCGGTCGCGGGCAAGCGGCAGCTCGGCGTCCTGCCCGACGGGGTCCGGCTCTTCGACCGGCTCACCGGTGCGCAGCTCGTCACGTACGCGGGCCTGCTGCGCGGCATGGACCGGGACACGGTGGCCGAGCGCACGGCGGAGCTCCTCGCCGCGCTCGACCTCGCGAAGGACGCCACGACGTTCGTCGTCGACTACTCGGCCGGCATGACCAAGAAGATCGCGCTCGCGACCGCGCTCATCCACGCCCCCCGCACGCTCGTCCTCGACGAGCCGTTCGAGGCCGTCGACCCGGTCTCGGCCGCCAACATCCGCGACATCCTCGCGGGCTACGTCGCCAGCGGCGGGACCGTCGTCGTGTCCTCGCACGTCATGGACCTGGTGCAGCGCATGTGCGACCACGTCGCCGTCGTCGCGGGCGGCCACGTCCTCGCGGCGGGCACGGTCGACGCGGTGCGCGGCGACCAGAGCCTCGAGGACCGGTTCGTCGACCTCGTCGGCGGGCGGCAGAGCACGGAGGGCCTCGCGTGGTTGCGCAGTTCGTAAGGCTCAAGCTCACCCTGATGGGCAACACGTTCCGGCGGAGCGTGTGGCAGACCATCGGGTTCCTCGTCGCGGCGCTCTACGGGGTGTTCGTCGTGGGGCTGCTCGTCGTCGGGATGGTGGTCCTCGGCACGGACGACCCCGCGCTCGCCGGGTCGATCATGATCCTCGTCGGGACGCTCGCCGTCCTCGGGTGGTGGGTGATCCCGCTCTTCGCGTTCGGCGTCGACGCCACCCTCGACCCGCAGCGCTTCGTCCTGTTCGGCATCCCGCAGCGCCGGCTCCTCGCCGGGCTCGCGGTCGCGGGCGTGGTGTCGGTCCCCGGGATCGTCACGGCCCTCGCCGCGCTCGGCGTCTCCTTCGCGTGGTGGCGCACGCCCCTCGCGGTGCTCGCCGCGCTGGTCGGCGCCGTCCTCGCGGTGGCGCTCTGCGTCGTCGGCTCACGGGCGACGACGACGGCCCTCGCCCCGCTGCTCGAGTCGCGCCGCTACCGCGAGGTCGTGACGATCGCCGCGTTCGTGCCGCTCGTCCTCGTCGGCCCGGCCTTCGCCTGGGTCGGCTCGCAGCTCGGGGAGGGCCCCGTCGACGGCGACGCGGTGCGGGGCATGGTGACGCGCCTCGCCGAGATCGCGGCCTGGACGCCGTTCGGTGCCCCGTGGGGCCTGGGCGCCGCGGTGCACGACGGCGCGTGGGGCCTCGCGCTCGCGCGGCTCGTCGTCGCGCTGGCGACCCTCGCGGTGGCGTGGGTCGTGTGGGACAAGGCCCTCGCCCGTGCGCTCGTGACGCCGCCCACCTCCGGGTCGGGCGGGCGTGCCAAGGGGCTGGGCTTCTTCTCCCGGTTCCCCGCGACGCCGACGGGGGCGGTCGCGGCGCGCACCGCGACGTACTGGCTCCGCGACCCGCGCTACTCGGGGTCCATCGCGGTCGTCCCGCTCATCCCGGTCGTGCTGCTCGTGGTGGGCGGGGGGTCGGGCTCCGAGATCTTCCTCGCCCTCGCGCCGTTCACGGCATGGATCCTCGGCTTCTCGATCTCGGCCGACATCGCGTACGACCACACGGCGTTCGCGCTGCACGTGTCGACGGGAGTCTCCGGGCGCGCGGACAGATGGGGACGGGCCCTCCCGGTGCTGGTCGCGGGTGGCGTCGTGACGCTCGTCTTCGCGGTGGTCTCGGTCGCGGTAGCCGGACGCTGGGACGCGCTGCCGGCGTTGCTCGGCCTGACCGTCGGCACGCTCCTGGTCGCGACCGGCGTCTCGAGCGCGACGTCGGCCCGGCTGCTGTACCCGGTGCCGAAGCCCGGCGACAGCCCGTTCAAGCAGCCGCAGGGCGCCGCGATGGCGACGCTCGTCGCGCAGTCGGTCGCGATGCTGCTCGTGCTCGCGCTGTCGCTCCCGTTCCTCGTGCCCGGTCTCGTCGCGATCCTGGCCGACCTGCCGGTCGTGGGCTGGGTGACGCTCGTCGTGGGGGCCGCGGTCGGGGTCCTCGTGCTGCTCCTCGGCGTCCGCTGGGGCGCCCGTGCGTACGACCGGCGCGCGCCCGAGCTGCTGCAGAAGGTGATGTCCGCGGCCTGACCTCCGGGCCGGGGTCCGCGCACCGCGGCCCCGGCCCGTAGACTCGGGCGACGTGGCACTCACTATCGGCATCGTCGGCCTGCCCAACGTCGGCAAGTCCACCCTGTTCAACGCCCTGACGCGCAACCAGGTCCTCGCGGCGAACTACCCGTTCGCGACGATCGACCCGAACGTCGGCGTCGTCTCGCTCCCCGATCCGCGGCTCGACAAGCTCGCCGAGATCTTCGGCAGCCAGCGCATCCTGCCCGCGACCGTGTCGTTCGTCGACATCGCCGGGATCGTCAAGGGCGCGAGCGAGGGGGAGGGGCTCGGCAACAAGTTCCTCGCCAACATCCGCGAGGCCGACGCGATCTGCCAGGTGACCCGCGCTTTCGCCGACCCGGACGTCGTCCGCGTCGAGGGCTCGACGGACGCCGAGGGCGACATCGAGACCATCAGCACCGAGCTGATCCTGGCCGACCTCCAGACGCTCGAGAAGACGGTCCCTCGCCTCGAGAAGGAGGTGAAGATCAAGAAGGGCGACGCCGCCCTCCTCGACGCCGCGCAGAAGGCACAGGCCATCCTCGAGGCCGGCACGACGCTCTTCCAGGGCGCGGCCGCCGCCGGGCTCGACCTCGCCGACGTCGCGAGCCTCCAGCTCCTCACGGCCAAGCCGTTCATCTACGTCTTCAACACCGACGACGCCGGTCTCGCGGACGACGACCTCCAGGACCGCCTGCGCGCGCTCGTCGCACCCGCCCAGGCGATCTTCCTCGACGCGAAGTTCGAGTCCGAGCTCGTCGAGCTCGAGCCGGACGAGGCGAAGGAGATGCTCGCCGAGTCGGGGCAGGACGAGGCCGGGCTCGACCAGCTCGCGCGCGTCGGGTTCGACACCCTCGGGCTGCAGACCTACCTCACCGCAGGCCCCAAGGAGGCGCGAGCCTGGACCATCCGCAAGGGCTGGACCGCGCCGCAGGCCGCGGGCGTCATCCACACCGACTTCGAGCGCGGCTTCATCAAGGCCGAGGTCGTCTCGTTCGACGACCTCGTCGCGACGGGGTCCGTCGCCGCCGCGCGCGCCGCGGGCAAGGCGCGCGTCGAGGGCAAGGACTACGTCATGGTCGACGGAGACGTCGTGGAGTTCCGCTTCAACGTCTGACCCTGAACGGTCGTGAGCGAGCGGAGCGAGACGAGACGCGCACGTCGGCTCACCCGGTCAGCCGATGCCTTCGACGATACGGAAGTCGCGCTGGAAGCCTGGAGGGAGGGCCGCCAGCGCGTCCTGGTACGTCTCGCTCTCGTAGGCCGCGGGTCGCCTGTCCGAAGCTGTCGAACTCGATCAGGACGACGCGTTCGGCGATTCCGGCCTCGTGGGCGACGACTCGACCGAAGTTCGACAGGACGCGCCCGCCTCCGGCCCGGACGGCCAGACCAGCCAGCCCGTTGTAGCGAGTCAGCCGTTCACGGTCGGAGATGGCGCGGTAGACGCTGACCCAGTAACCCTTGGGCATGGACGCTCCGGTGTGGAGAGAGGTGGATCTGGCAGACGAGCAGGTGCGGACGGGCGTCGGCGTGCGAGAGCGAGGCAGGTCAGCGTGGTGACCACCATGATGCCGATGCCGACCAGTGCCGCGGTGGTGTAGGCGTTCTCCTCGGGGACGAGAGCGCCGGGGTCGGTGCCCACGCTGAGGACCAGGCCGCCGAGGGCGCTGCCCAGGGAGTATCCGATGCTGCGGACGACGTAGTTGACGCTCATGGCGCTGGACGTCTCGCTGCGAGGCGTGACAGCCAGGATGACGCCCGGCATCGCGGCCGAGAATCCGCCGACGCCGAGGCCGAGCACCCCCATGGCTGCGAACAGCTCGGCCGGGTCCGACCGGGCGGCCCCGAACAGGGCGAACCCGCCGCAGACGACGAGGGCGCTGCCGGCCAGGAGAACGGGGTCGGCGACCCGCCTCCGGAGCCGGGGGGTGACCTTGCCCGCGACGAACCCCAGTGCCGAGAACGGGACGACGACCATCCCGGCGACGAAGGGCGTCAGCGCGAAGCCGTAGCCGGCACCGGGCGGCGTCTGCGCGTACCGGGCGACGAGGGTGAGCAGGAGGTGCATGCCGACTCCGCCGACGAACATGGCCAGGTTCGCCCCCGCGACCGCAGGCTGCCCGAGGCTGCGCCGTCCTTCCGATCGTTAACCCAGGACGCAGGGGACGTTGCTCGACCCGTCGTTGTTCGAGGTCGGGCCGGCTGCGAGGCTCGAGACGTACCGAGCAGCCACCAGGCAAGGAGAACTGAGATGACCTCGACGACCCCCCTCGCGACACCCCGGATGTCGAACCCGGCCACGCTCCTCGACGGCGCCTCGGGTGCGATCTTCGCGCTCATGAAGGCAGCCCGCCAGACGGACCTGCCGCACTCGACGCTCGAGCTGGTGCACCTCCGGGTCAGTCAGATCAACGGTTGCAGCGTCTGCGTCGACTCGGGCGTGCGGTCGGCGAAGCAGGCGGGCGAGACCGACGAGCGCCTCCACGCGGTGGTCGCGTGGCGCGAGACGCCGTACTTCACCGACGAGGAGCGCGCCGCGCTCGCGCTGGCGGAGAGCGTCACCCGGCTGGCCGACCGCCCGGACCCCGTCCCGGACGACGTGTGGGACGAGGCGGCGAGCTTCTTCGACGAGCGCCAGCTGGCGGCCCTGGTCCTCTACGTCGCGACGACCAACCTGTTCAACCGGCTCAACGCCACGACGCGTCAGCTCGCCGGCGCTTCCTGGGGCTGAGCGCTCCCGACCCGATCAGACGACCTGCCCCGACACTCGAGAGGCACGACGATGGCAGCTGTGCGAGACCAGAGATCCGTGAACGGCGACGAGGCGTCCGCAGGGAAGGAGATCGATGCGATCGTCGCCCACGCCGGCGGGTGGCGTGCGGAGACGCTCGCGCGTGTCCGTCGGGTGATCCTCGACGCCGACCCGGGATCGTGGAGGAGATCAAGTGGCGCAAGCCCTCGAAGCCGGAGGGCGTCCCCACGCGGGTGTGCCAGGGGAACGTCTGCATGGCGGACCTCCTGAAGCGAGCCGTGCGGCTGACCTTTCCCGCGGGGGCCCGGCTGGACGACCCGGCTCGCCTCTTCAACGCCCGGCTGGACGGCGCCACGGTCCGGGCGATCGACCTCGTCGAGGACGCGGAGATCGACGACGACGCGCTCCGCGAGCTCGTGCGCCGCGCGGTCGCCGAGAACCGGCGAGGGTGATCCAGAGCCTCAGGGCACACCTCTGGTGAAGTACTTGAATGATCGTTGAGTACATGATTCCATGGCAAGCATGAGCTCGTCTCGTGCAGACACCCGTTCCCGAGCTGGAGGCATCGTGTCGACACCGGAGGACACCAGCGGTTCGTGGCCGTCGACAGCGGCGGAGGCCCTCGCCGCGGCCGACCAGGTCGGTCGCCGGATCCGCTCGCGCCGGCGGTGGTACGTCGTCGGCGCGCTCGTCATGGCGACCACCCTGACCGCGTTCACCGTCGCGCTGGCGTCGTGGCCGGAGCGTCTGGCCGAGGTGATCGTCCCCGGCCTCGTCGTCGTCGGCGCGACCCTCGCCCTCCTCGCGTGGTGCGGACGGACCGTCCCGGCCGCCGCCACGGCGGCGACGCAGCGCGTGCTCTTCCTCGGCGCCCTGCTCCTCGTCGTCGCGCTGCTCGTGATCCGGCTGGTCCTCCCCGAGGGCTTCTCCGGATGGGTCCTGCTCGTCGGTCTGCTGCCCGGCCTGCCCTTCCTCGAACTCGCACGGCGGGTGAGCCGAGCGTGACGCACCCGCGTCATCGCCTCGACGACCTCATCCACTCGCCGGTCCGGCTCTCGGTCATGGCCGCGCTCCGCGCCGCGGACGCCGTCCACTTCGGGCTGCTCCGGGACACGCTGGAGGTCAGCGACTCCCTGCTGTCCAAGCACCTCGCCGCGCTGGAGTCGGCCGGCTACATCGAGGTCACGAAGGGCTATGCCGGACGTCGGCCCCGCACGTGGTACTCCCTCTCGTCGGAGGGCCGGGCCGCGTTCGACGCGTACGTCGTGGCGCTGCGCGAGATCGTCGACGCGTCCGACCCCTCGGACCCGCTTCCTCGTTCCCCGGCGTGAGGCGGCGCATGCCTGTCGTGCCCCGGACCGCGGAGCGCCCCGTCGTCGCCCAGCGCGGCGGTCCGTCGTGCGCGGCGCTGCGGGCGATGCGCTCCGGCCGATCCGAAGACCGGTGAACGCCCGCCGCATCGTGAGACGCGGCGGGCGTCGTCGCCTCGCTCGGCGGCGCGTTTCACGCGTGTTTCTCTGCCGTCTCGGGGTGGCGACGCGCCCGTACCAGCCAGTATCAACTCGATAACGATCGACCGCAGCAACCGGGCAAGGGGGAGAAGCGTCGCAACTTGCTGGGTAGCGTTGCCTCAAACCGTGGTGGGCATTCCCGTCCACGCGCACCGACACCAACCGGGCGCGCGGGAGACGGGGCGGCCGGGGGGCGAACGACGCCCGTCCGTCCGCGCCCACCATCCCTTGGAGGAGGAACATTGAAGATCAGGCGCACGAGTGCCGCCCTTGCGGTGACGGTCACCGGGGCACTGCTGTTCTCGGCGTGCAGCGGCACGTCGGGTGACGGCAACACCGAGACCGACGACTCCGGCATCAACACCGAGTCCGCCGTCACCGTCGCGTGGGAGGCGCCCCTCAACGAGCTCAACCTGAGCTCCGCGAACGGCAACGCGACGCAGAACGCGGTCATCAACTACATGCTCAACGCGGGCTTCAACTACTACGACGCCGACCTGAACCTCGTCCAGGACGAGTCGTTCGGCACGTACAAGAAGGTGTCCGACGACCCGCTGACGATCGAGTACACCGTCGGGGACGACACGAAGTGGTCTGACGGCACCCCGTTCGACGCGACCGACATCCTCCTCGAGTGGGCCGGTTCCGGGACCAACCTCAACACGGTCCAGGCGGAGACCGACGAAGAGGGCAACGTCACCAACCAGGACGCGGTGGACGCCGGTGTCTACTTCGACGGCAGCTCGCCGGGCGTGGCGCTCATCCAGGACACCCCGACGATCAGCGACGACGGCAAGACCATCACGATGGTCTACTCGAAGCCGTTCGGTGACTGGGAGCTGAACTTCACCAACCAGTTCGTCCCCGCGCACGTCGTCGGCCAGAAGGCCCTCGGCATCGAGGACGCGCAGGAGGCCAAGGACGCCGTCCGCGACGCCATCGTCAACAACGACGTCGCCGCGCTGTCGAAGATCTCGGCGTTCTGGAACTCGGGCTTCGAGTTCGTCAAGATGCCGGACGACCCGGCGCTGACGGTCTCGACGGGCCCGTACACGCTCGACGCGTACGAGGAGAACCAGTTCCTCACGCTCAAGGCGAACCCCGACTTCGCGGGCCAGAACAAGGCCTCGATCGACACGGTCACGGTCCGCTACATCGACGACCCGATGGCCCAGGTCCAGGCGCTGCAGAACGGTGAGGTCGACCTCATCGGCCCGCAGGCGTCCGCCGACGTCCGCACGGCGCTCGAGGCGCTCGACGGCATCGAGACCCGCTCGGGCATCGAGGGCACGTACGAGCACGTCGACCTGGTCTTCCAGAACGGCGGTCCGTTCGACCCGGCGACCTACGGTGGCGACGCGGAGAAGGCCAAGGCCGTCCGCCAGGCGTTCCTGCTGACGATCCCGCGCCAGACGATCGTCGACAACCTCATCAAGCCGCTCAACCCGGACGCCGAGGTGCGCAACTCGAACATCCTCATCCCCGGCTCGCCGAACTACGACCAGATGGTCGCGGAGAACGGCTCGGCGGAGTACCCGAACGAGGGTGACATCGCCAAGGCGCAGCAGCTGCTCGCCGACGCGGGCGTCGCGACGCCGATCAACGTGCGCTTCGCCTACAACAACGAGAACACGCGCCGTGTGAACGAGCTCGCGCTCATCACGGACACCGCCACCCAGGCCGGGTTCACGATCGTCGACACGGGCCGCCCGGCCGCTGAGTGGGGCACGCTGCTCCAGTCTGGCCAGGACCAGTACGACGCCTCGCTCTTCGGCTGGCAGTCGACCTCGACCGCCGTCACCGAGTCGGACGCCAACTTCCGCTGGTCGCCGACGCCGGGCATCAACAACTACGGCCAGTACAACAACCCGGCCGTGGACGCCGCGCTGGACAAGCTCCAGGTCTCGACCGACCCCGAGGAGCAGTTCCAGCTCCAGCTCGAGGTCGAGAAGAACCTGTGGGCGGACGCCTTCGGTGTGACGATCTTCCAGTTCCCGGCCATCCAGGGCTGGAACGACGGCCTGAAGGGTGTCGAGCCGATCACGATCAGCCCGACCATCTTCCACGGCTTCTGGAACTGGTCGTTCGAGGGCTGACAGCCCTGACCGCCTGACGTGGCCCGTCGTCGTCCGCGAGGACGACGGCGGGCCCGTCCGGACGTGAGAGACCGGGGGTCTCGACGGCCCGCCCGTCGAGGCCCCCGGTCCTCGCGTGCTCCCGTCCCCGACGTCCTGACACCGCGGCGTCCCGTGCCCCTCGGTTCACGATCACGCGAGACCCACGCGTAGAATCGACCGGCCCCAGACCCGGGGTCCCTACCGACCAGCGAGGTAAGACCTCCGATGTTCTCCTTCATCTCGCGGCGTGTGCTGGCAGGGTTGGCGACCCTCCTCGTGTCCACGTTCGCGATGTTCCTGCTCGTCAGCGCCGCGATCCGGCCGTACATCTTCATGGATCTCGAGGGCAGCACCAACCCCAACAAGGCGCAGCTGATCGAACAGCGCACGATCGACCTCGACCTGCACACGAACGTCGTCATCCGCTACTTCAAGTGGCTCGGCGACTTCGTGCAGGGGGATCTCGGCGTCGCGTGGCGCTCCGGCCAGCAGGTCACGGCCCTGCTCCAGGGCGCCGTGATCTCGACCATCCAGCTCGTCGCCGCAGCAACGGTGCTCGCGGTCGTCTTCGGCGTCATGGTCGGCATCGTCAGCGCGCTGCGTCAGTACAGCACCTTCGACTACCTGACGATCTTCGTCTCGTTCGTCCTGTACTCGCTCCCGGCCTTCTGGGTCGCCGTCCTGCTCAAGCAGTGGGGCGCGATCGGCTTCAACGACTTCCTCCGGGACCCCAACCTCTCGATCCTCGCGATCGCCGTGGTCGGCGTGATCATCGGTCTGCTGTGGTCGCTCGCGTTCGGGGGGACCGCACGACGCCGTGCGACGGTCTTCGGCATGGGCTTCGCCGCGAGCGCGCTCGCGCTGCTCTACCTCCAGCTCTCGGGCTGGTGGGCCGAGCCGAACCTCGGTCCCGTGATCATCGTCGTCACCGGCACCGCCCTCGCGTTCGCGATCACCGCGCTCGTCTCGGGCCTGCAGAACCGTCGCGCGCTCTACGCCGCTCTCACCACGGTCGTCGTCGGGGTCGTCGTCTACTTCCCGATCCAGTCCGTGCTCCGCCAGGTCGACAACTGGTGGCTCGTCCTCGTCCTCGCCGTCGTCACGGTCGCCGTCGGCATCGGGATCGGGTTCGCGTGGGGCGGCCCGGACAAGGGCGTGTCGGCGCGTGCTGCGGCGATCACGGCGTTCCTCGTGGGGTCGATGATCTTCGTCGACAAGGTGATGTCCGTGTGGCCCGCCTACTTCGCCGCCCCGGCGATCAACGGCCGTCCCATCCCGACGATCGGCAACAGCACGCCGAACCTCGGCGGCAACTTCTGGGTGCAGGTCCTGGACCAGTACACGCACCTGCTGCTCCCGACGATCGCGCTCGTGCTCATCCAGTTCGCCGGCTACACGCGGTACTCGCGCGCGAGCATGCTCGAGGTGATGAGCCAGGACTACATCCGCACGGCGCGCGCCAAGGGCCTGCCCGAGCGGACCGTCGTCATGCGGCACGGGTTCCGCAACACGCTCATCCCGCTCGCGACGATCGTCCCGATCGACGTCATCACGCTGCTGGGCGGCGCGATCATCACCGAGAAGGTCTTCGGCCGGCCCGGCATGGGCCTGCTCTTCCTGAACTCGCTGCAACGAGGCGAGATCGATCCCGTCATGGCCTATCTCGTCATCGTCGCGGCCCTCGCCATCATCGCCAACATCGTGGCTGACCTCATCTACGCAGCCCTCGACCCGCGGATCCGGGTGAACGCATGAGCAACACACCGAACGACGCGTCGCAGAGCGGCGCGCTCGAGAACCAGATCGAGCTGCTCGAGGTGGAGGGCCTGTCGCAGGGCCAGATCGTCCGGCGGCGCTTCTTCCACCACAAGGGCGCGGTCGTCGCGCTCGTCGTCCTCGTCGGCATCGTGCTGCTCGCGGTGACGTCGATCGGCGTCGCGGGCTGGAACGGCTGGTACGCCTACAAGGCGACCGGCCAGGGCTCGACGTACCCGCTCGTCAACGGCGGTGCGCCGTCGGCCGAGCACATCTTCGGCCAGGACGAGGCGGGCCGCGACGTGTTCGCGCGCGTCATGCTGGGTACCCAGACGTCGCTCCTCGTGGTGCTCTCCGTCGGCGTCATCTCGACCGTGGCGGGCATCCTCTTCGGGGCGCTCTCCGGGTTCTTCCGCGGCCGCGTGGACTCCTGGCTCATGCGGTTCACCGACCTCATCATCACGATGCCGGTCATCGTCATCGGCGCGGTGCTCGCCCTGCTCTCCGGGGGGAGCAACCCGCTCATCCTGGGTGCGTTCCTCGGTCTGGTGCTGTGGCCGCCGCTCGCGCGTCTGGTGCGCGGCGAGTTCCTCTCGCTGCGCGAGCGCGAGTTCGTCGACGCCGCGCGCGTCGCGGGGGCGAGCAGCAGCCGGATCATCTTCAAGCACATGCTGCCCAACGCCGTCGGCGTGATCATCGTCAACGTGACGCTGCTCATGAGCTCGGCGATCCTCCTGGAGACGGCGCTCAGCTACCTGGGCGTCGGCATCCAGAACCCGGCGACCTCGCTCGGCAAGCTCATCAGCGACTACCAGGAGGCGTTCGCGACGCGACCGTGGCTGTTCTGGTGGCCGGGCCTGTTCATCGTCGCGATCGCGCTGTGCGTCAACTTCATCGGCGACGGCCTGCGCGACGCGTTCGACCCGCGCCAGAAGCGCATCCCGTCGGAGCGCAAGATGGCCCGTGCGCAGCGCGTCGCACGTCCGACCGCCACCGCCACGCCGGGCGCGACCGGTGAGGCCGGGGCGAGCTGATGACCGCCGTCGTCGCCGCCCGCCCGAGAGGTCGTGGACCTCTCGGGCAGGGCGGCGCGCCGCGGTCAGGCGGTGAGCACCACGACCGTCCCCGCGACGAGCGCGCACAGAACGGCGAGCTGCACGACGTGCCACATCGTGCGCGCGCCGGGTGCGCCCGGCACCGCACGGTCGAGGTGGCCGGCGGCCACGAGCAGGCCGTGCCGCTGCGTCACGGCCTCGGCGACGGTCTCGGCGTTCGCGCCGGTGACCACACGCTCGCGGTCCACGGGGTGCCTCCGAGAGCTGCGCAGCCAGCGGGCCGACCCGCTCGAGCGGGGCGCCGCCCAGGCGGTCACGCGACCGCCGGTGTAGCGCACCTCGAGCGAGTAGCGGGTCTCGACGCCCTCGTACGCGGTCCACGGCACGTGGACGGTGCGGGTGACGTTGCGGACCTCGACCCCGCCGTCGGACACCTCGACGGCGGGACGCCAGAACAGCATCCAGACGAGGTACGTCACGAGCGCGGCGGGCACGAGAGCTCCCACGACCGCGCCGACGTCCCCCGTCAGGGCCGTGCTCACGCCCAGCGCGACGGCGACGGCGCCCGTCGCCACCGTGAGGACTCGGCCGTACGTCGAACGGAAGACCAGCGTGGGACCCATGCGCCCATGCTCGCAGAGTCGCGGCGCCACGAGCGCCGGCTCCAGCAGGAAGGACACTGATCAGCGTGGCCATCGAGACGTCTCCCGCGGCCCCGGCCGCGCGCCAGGGCAGCCCCGTGCTGACCGTGCGCAACCTCGGCGTGGACTTCTACGTCGACAAGGCCTGGTACCCCGCGGCCACGGACGTGAGCTACGACCTCCACTCCGGTGAGGTCCTCGCGATCGTCGGCGAGTCCGGCTCGGGCAAGTCCCAGTCGTCGCTCGCGCTGCTGGGCCTGCTCCCGCCGAACGGTCGCGCGCGCGGTTCCGCCAAGCTCGGCGACCGCGAGCTCATCGGCATGTCGCACGGCTCGCTGCGGCACGTCCGCGGCAAGGA includes the following:
- a CDS encoding DUF1330 domain-containing protein, with translation MPKGYWVSVYRAISDRERLTRYNGLAGLAVRAGGGRVLSNFGRVVAHEAGIAERVVLIEFDSFGQATRGLRERDVPGRAGGPPSRLPARLPYRRRHRLTG
- a CDS encoding DUF1801 domain-containing protein, whose protein sequence is MEEIKWRKPSKPEGVPTRVCQGNVCMADLLKRAVRLTFPAGARLDDPARLFNARLDGATVRAIDLVEDAEIDDDALRELVRRAVAENRRG
- the ychF gene encoding redox-regulated ATPase YchF is translated as MALTIGIVGLPNVGKSTLFNALTRNQVLAANYPFATIDPNVGVVSLPDPRLDKLAEIFGSQRILPATVSFVDIAGIVKGASEGEGLGNKFLANIREADAICQVTRAFADPDVVRVEGSTDAEGDIETISTELILADLQTLEKTVPRLEKEVKIKKGDAALLDAAQKAQAILEAGTTLFQGAAAAGLDLADVASLQLLTAKPFIYVFNTDDAGLADDDLQDRLRALVAPAQAIFLDAKFESELVELEPDEAKEMLAESGQDEAGLDQLARVGFDTLGLQTYLTAGPKEARAWTIRKGWTAPQAAGVIHTDFERGFIKAEVVSFDDLVATGSVAAARAAGKARVEGKDYVMVDGDVVEFRFNV
- a CDS encoding MFS transporter, whose product is MHLLLTLVARYAQTPPGAGYGFALTPFVAGMVVVPFSALGFVAGKVTPRLRRRVADPVLLAGSALVVCGGFALFGAARSDPAELFAAMGVLGLGVGGFSAAMPGVILAVTPRSETSSAMSVNYVVRSIGYSLGSALGGLVLSVGTDPGALVPEENAYTTAALVGIGIMVVTTLTCLALARRRPSAPARLPDPPLSTPERPCPRVTGSASTAPSPTVNG
- the rmuC gene encoding DNA recombination protein RmuC; the protein is MDTSGWLLFAVGLVLGLVGGAALVLTVRRASPDAAAAEVRRLTQLLGQAQQEAARGAGLAERLEAEREGFVRQLGAAQRSADERLDLARATHEQQLAELRAAAERRVEEVQGDHRRLEAQFEALSRKVLAAGTEQFLVQAEERLRRSQEQGAAELERREEAVRHLVEPLAGALEKVRAEVAEAERARLAAHGSLAEQVRGVRDASELLRAETSQLVTALRSSQVRGAWGELQLRRVVEAAGMLPHVDFVEQDQVATDDGALRPDMVVRLAGGKQVVVDAKVAFLGYLDAQGATDPAVRADRLAAHARHMRKHVDDLGAKRYWDQFGPAPEFVVMFVPAESFLSAAVEQDPSLLEHAVSKNVVIATPMTMVAMLRTIAYAWRQDALATNAQQVLTLGKELHGRLAVMGSHLAKLGRQLQSAADSYNRTVGSLETRVLVSARRFADLHVVDDDLTTPPTVNPQLSAVSAPELLASVNESVVAIDERPEDREDSRREPSAGGASA
- a CDS encoding ATP-binding cassette domain-containing protein, which encodes MVDPTPLPPVAPAGVPGAVPGPVTGPVPGTQPGPPTPPDPTAALSLRGLWKRFGEKIAVAGIDLDVPAGSFYGLVGPNGAGKTTTLSMATGLLRPDAGSAHVHGTDLWADPVAGKRQLGVLPDGVRLFDRLTGAQLVTYAGLLRGMDRDTVAERTAELLAALDLAKDATTFVVDYSAGMTKKIALATALIHAPRTLVLDEPFEAVDPVSAANIRDILAGYVASGGTVVVSSHVMDLVQRMCDHVAVVAGGHVLAAGTVDAVRGDQSLEDRFVDLVGGRQSTEGLAWLRSS
- a CDS encoding carboxymuconolactone decarboxylase family protein is translated as MTSTTPLATPRMSNPATLLDGASGAIFALMKAARQTDLPHSTLELVHLRVSQINGCSVCVDSGVRSAKQAGETDERLHAVVAWRETPYFTDEERAALALAESVTRLADRPDPVPDDVWDEAASFFDERQLAALVLYVATTNLFNRLNATTRQLAGASWG
- a CDS encoding transcriptional regulator → MTHPRHRLDDLIHSPVRLSVMAALRAADAVHFGLLRDTLEVSDSLLSKHLAALESAGYIEVTKGYAGRRPRTWYSLSSEGRAAFDAYVVALREIVDASDPSDPLPRSPA